A window of the Leishmania mexicana MHOM/GT/2001/U1103 complete genome, chromosome 29 genome harbors these coding sequences:
- a CDS encoding putative kinesin: MSEQRITVAVRIRPPIGCERYEPVCARKADDDQTITISAEETSASVDGVSVFQFDYVFDETDDQVAVYEESVQEMVDHALSGFNATVFTYGQTGSGKTYTILGSKSADGKVTEGSGAFMRVFDDLFTYRESVKDRVHMVITLSALELYVEDVMDLLMDKKKLKLRETPEETITVGIHTVEVHTMADVERNFDVANSFRSVTATKMNDTSSRSHALFFIDIFQIPVEKLLQPPKLSQLIDETGMSLSKGVPGVIKSRIALVDLAGSERVKRSGATGQAMVEAQAINKSLSTLGTVINAMYLQNPHIPFRESKLTKLLKPCFVDTTSRLLLIGQVAPPSNSASESLGTLRFCDRVKGLKAGQVMGFTDPAAEEAFLQSRRVNEELLAEMHILQAQYYYEAVNVRRLAAAKNVPVEQERQRIVAELQAGAADVVARKEREMLEKAERKAIAQRDAEVESFVLHMNSLIEEYEQVAHAVKREKKAQKKLREEQEAEHEVRLHEAKKAKKHRLKMQEAVAEARQNLEALDRELEALDGQIEVVGKERAAGVIDSVDDDAASPNKAMDSEAEETTHGLVESFYSHATEQSRLYSMFVSRLASTRRERSRVRRMKLMSSTLVTDGTLLYDLISFLIDRAVDVSEGDLPLGAKWGWHDVDGLSQRLLCADEMYPPLLPSAWEQLHEEAKPCLEQPHSITFLSSDESDGEHSHHAAESRRIRQIRDAAAAAKAESLCALHAYDEGDRKRETSSGGGSDGDGRDGKKISQKSAGTPTPHAHQSDWMNGQLLGQTPPQDAALGVANTVEDALPVATKARTHRKKKDEAAAASVVSPSNGSGDASTRGAAAASAAHSPEERPGRHGKSKGVPAAMAAGSEDRSSDESGDESSGTESSSSPSESDTGEESPEEAAAAKGAANKDQKNEAHDAARKGRGVEEDALPVDAPNPSYQEKDSRALMKVYDSPTLVQDLIRFLRSGSRMLKHCRRGKPHARVFWVSTQRGKKELFWKEPDSRNADCSCIQLCDVSFIQLGCFGKVFSRHRIPPTDPAFFRAFTIGLKHGGRTVDIVAETLPDYEAWVVGLSHLVGVDPVWGGKIDLTMEVGTDRLTYFESSVCEANYIHPLEYLELKKRVQHVATRTMQVLEEFGKDTARAQAILGGIHPPAVNNNCAVYMTKGELRFLLPDTFDIIRVSRLWMLFQQMNLIYDDNFTPATAFGITVRES; encoded by the coding sequence ATGTCGGAGCAGCGCATCACTGTCGCGGTGCGTATTCGTCCGCCCATCGGGTGCGAGCGCTACGAGCCCGTGTGTGCTCGCAAAGCCGACGATGACCAGACCATCACCATCAGCGCAGAGGAAACGTCCGCGAGCGTCGACGGTGTCAGCGTCTTTCAGTTCGACTATGTCTTCGACGAGACCGACGACCAGGTCGCTGTGTACGAGGAAAGCGTGCAGGAGATGGTCGATCACGCCCTCTCGGGCTTCAACGCCACCGTCTTCACGTACGGCCAAACTGGCTCAGGCAAGACCTACACCATTCTAGGAAGCAAATCAGCGGACGGCAAAGTCACGGAAGGGTCCGGTGCCTTCATGCGCGTCTTCGACGACCTGTTCACGTACAGAGAATCCGTCAAGGACCGCGTCCACATGGTCATCACCCTCTCCGCACTGGAGTTGTACGTTGAGGACGTTATGGACTTGCTAATGGACAAGAAGAAGCTGAAGCTACGCGAGACACCGGAGGAGACGATCACCGTCGGCATCCACACAGTGGAGGTACACACCATGGCGGATGTCGAGCGCAACTTCGACGTTGCAAACTCCTTCCGTTCCGTGACGGCCACGAAGATGAACGACACTAGTTCCCGCAGCCACGCGCTCTTCTTCATTGACATTTTCCAAATTCCGGTGGAGAAgttgctgcagccgccgaagCTGTCCCAGCTCATTGACGAAACGGGCATGTCTCTGTCCAAGGGTGTTCCCGGTGTCATCAAGTCCCGCATCGCGCTCGTTGATCTCGCCGGCAGCGAGCGAGTGAAGCGCTCCGGTGCTACTGGGCAAGCCATGGTGGAGGCCCAGGCAATTAATAAGTCGCTCTCCACCCTCGGCACGGTCATCAACGCCATGTATCTGCAGAATCCGCACATTCCGTTCCGCGAGTCAAAGCTGACCAAGTTGCTGAAGCCGTGCTTTGTCGATACCACCTCGCGTCTGCTACTGATCGGGcaggtggcgccgccgtcaaACAGCGCCTCCGAGTCACTGGGGACTCTTCGCTTCTGCGACCGTGTCAAAGGACTCAAGGCGGGACAGGTCATGGGCTTCACCGATCCAGCCGCCGAAGAGGCCTTTCTGCAGTCGCGCCGCGTcaacgaggagctgctggccgAGATGCACATCCTCCAGGCGCAGTACTACTACGAGGCGGTGAACGTACGGCGCCTCGCAGCGGCCAAAAACGTGcctgtggagcaggagcggcagcgcatcgTGGCAGAGCTCCaggccggcgctgcggatgTCGTGGCGCGCAAGGAGCGTGAaatgctggagaaggcggagcgcaaGGCGATTGCGCAGCGcgacgcggaggtggagtCGTTTGTGCTGCACATGAACTCTCTCATCGAGGAGTACGAGCAAGTCGCCCACGCCGtcaagagggagaagaaggcaCAGAAGAAGCTGcgggaggagcaggaggcggagcacgAGGTGCGGCTGCATGAGGCCAAAAAGGCCAAGAAGCACCGGCTCAAGATGCAGGAGGCCGTCGCGGAGGCACGGCAAAACCTCGAGGCCCTGGACAGGGAGCTCGAGGCTCTCGATGGGCAGATCGAGGTGGTGGGAAAAGAGCGCGCGGCTGGTGTGATCGACAGCGTCGACGATGATGCTGCGTCTCCCAACAAAGCGATGGATAGCGAGGCCGAGGAGACCACGCACGGTCTCGTGGAGTCCTTTTACAGCCACGCGACGGAGCAGAGCCGTCTCTACTCGATGTTTGTTTCGCGACTGGCTTCCACGAGACGGGAGCGGTCGCGAGTGCGACGGATGAAGCTAATGAGCTCCACCTTAGTGACGGATGGCACTCTCCTGTACGACCTGATCTCTTTTCTCATCGATCGCGCCGTCGACGTGTCGGAGGGCGACCTGCCGCTTGGGGCTAAGTGGGGCTGGCACGACGTCGACGGCCTTAGCCAGCGTCTCCTCTGCGCAGACGAGATGTACCCGCCCCTGTTGCCGTCCGCGTGGGAGCAGCTCCACGAGGAGGCCAAGCCGTGCCTGGAGCAGCCGCACAGCATCACCTTCCTCAGCTCTGACGAGAGCGATGGTGAGCACTCGCACCACGCCGCGGAGTCTCGCCGCATCCGGCAGAttcgcgacgccgccgccgccgccaaggcgGAAAGCCTGTGCGCCTTACACGCCTACGACGAGGGTGACAGGAAGCGCGAGACGAGTAGCGGGGGGGGATCTGATGGAGACGGCCGTGACGGGAAGAAGATTAGCCAGAAATCGGCTGGTACCCCgacgccgcacgcgcaccagtCGGACTGGATGAATGGCCAGCTTCTAGggcagacgccgccgcaggaTGCGGCGCTGGGGGTAGCGAATACAGTAGAAGATGCGCTGCCTGTGGCGAcgaaggcacgcacacatagaAAGAAGAAGGACGAGGCAGCTGCGGCTTCTGTTGTGTCTCCGAGTAACGGGAGCGGCGATGCATCGactcgcggcgcagcggcagcctcTGCGGCACACTCTCCGGAGGAAAGGCCAGGCCGACACGGCAAATCAAAGGGTGTCCCGGCTGCAATGGCGGCCGGATCAGAGGACAGATCTAGCGATGAGTCCGGTGACGAGTCGAGTGGGACAGagtcctcgtcgtcgccatcaGAGAGCGACACTGGGGAGGAGTCCCCGGAGGAAGCAGCCGCTGCGAAGGGTGCCGCCAACAAGGATCAGAAGAACGAAGCGCATGACGCTGCGCGCAAAGGCAGAGGCGTCGAGGAGGATGCGCTCCCGGTGGACGCGCCGAACCCATCCTACCAAGAAAAGGACTCCCGCGCACTGATGAAGGTGTACGACTCGCCGACCCTCGTGCAAGACCTCATCCGGTTCCTCCGGAGCGGTTCCCGCATGCTCaagcactgccgccgcggcaagcCCCATGCGCGCGTCTTCTGGGTCTCCACGCAGCGTGGAAAGAAGGAGCTCTTCTGGAAGGAGCCGGACTCGCGGAACGCTGACTGCTCGTGCATTCAGCTGTGCGACGTCAGCTTCATCCAGCTTGGGTGCTTTGGTAAAGTGTTTTCCCGCCACCGCATTCCGCCCACTGATCCCGCTTTCTTCCGCGCCTTTACGATCGGGCTGAAGCATGGCGGGCGAACAGTGGACATCGTGGCAGAGACGCTGCCCGACTACGAGGCGTGGGTGGTTGGTCTCTCAcacctcgtcggcgtcgacCCCGTCTGGGGCGGCAAGATCGACCTCACGATGGAGGTTGGCACCGATCGCCTCACCTATTTCGAGTCGAGCGTATGTGAGGCAAACTACATTCACCCCTTGGAGTACCTGGAGCTGAAGAAGCGTGTGCAGCACGTCGCGACACGCACGATGCAAGTGCTTGAGGAGTTCGGCAAAGACACCGCGCGTGCCCAGGCGATCCTCGGCGGCATCCATCCACCTGCTGTGAACAACAACTGTGCAGTGTACATGACGAAAGGCGAGCTGAGGTTTTTGTTGCCCGACACCTTCGACATTATTCGTGTGTCGCGACTGTGGATGCTCTTCCAGCAGATGAACCTCATCTACGACGACAACTTCACCCCCGCTACTGCGTTCGGCATCACGGTGCGAGAGTCGTGA
- a CDS encoding p1/s1 nuclease has translation MPAPVSLRLPLTALCLLVLSSALCVTEVLGWGCVGHMLFAEIARRQLDDKNKEKIQVMAAVFSDNGPFPTSPDMVQAACWADDVKLWRQYAMRTWHYYDKVYNPENINITDPVDTVNALTASRSMVTSLKNPKAPLYLLNFAWVNLVHIFGDLHQPLHTISRYSATYPHGDQGGNAVTVRAGRRKVKLHALWDNICTATPPRYQRPLSYTDLFALSATADRLLETYTFSEKLRTLVSVKAIHEESYMFAVNSSYPGVTPGATLSDAYLDQCKRVAEARLTLGGYRLGYLLNQLLSGINVDEAALEAHRAARPKWSA, from the coding sequence ATGCCTGCGCCTGTCAGTCTCCGTCTGCCTCTCACAGCGCTGTGCCTCCTGGTGCTCAGCTCTGCGCTGTGCGTGACTGAGGTACTCGGATGGGGCTGCGTGGGCCACATGCTCTTCGCCGAGAtcgcgcgccgccagctggACGATAAAAACAAGGAAAAGATTCAGGTGATGGCGGCAGTATTTTCGGACAACGGTCCGTTCCCGACGTCCCCGGACATGGTGCAAGCGGCATGCTGGGCGGATGACGTGAAGCTTTGGCGTCAGTACGCCATGCGCACGTGGCACTATTACGATAAGGTGTACAACCCCGAAAACATCAATATCACCGATCCGGTCGATACAGTGAACGCCCTGACCGCGAGCCGCAGTATGGTGACCTCGCTTAAGAACCCGAAAGCGCCGCTGTACTTGTTGAACTTTGCTTGGGTGAACCTGGTGCACATCTTTGGCGATCTGCATCAGCCCCTGCACACGATATCTAGGTACTCTGCCACATACCCGCACGGGGATCAAGGAGGCAACGCGGTTACGGTTCGTGCAGGCAGAAGAAAGGTGAAGCTGCATGCCCTCTGGGATAATATTTGCACTGCCACGCCTCCACGCTACCAGCGGCCCCTCTCCTACACCGACCTCTTCGCCCTCTCTGCGACAGCGGACCGGCTGCTGGAAACTTACACGTTTTCAGAGAAGTTGCGGACACTCGTGAGCGTGAAGGCGATTCATGAGGAGAGCTACATGTTTGCGGTAAACAGCAGCTACCCCGGCGTCACACCAGGTGCGACTCTCAGTGATGCCTACCTTGATCAATGCAAGCGTGTCGCTGAGGCTCGACTGACGCTTGGCGGATACCGCCTCGGCTACCTTCTGAATCAGCTGCTGTCGGGCATCAATGTGGACGAGGCCGCACTGGAGGCGCACCGCGCTGCGCGTCCGAAGTGGAGCGCGTAA
- a CDS encoding p1/s1 nuclease encodes MPAPVSLRLPLTALCLLVLSSALCVTEVLGWGCVGHMLLAEIARRQLDIANEEKIQKMAAVFSDNGPFPMSPSMVQAACWADDVKFWRQYAMSTWHFYAVPYNPENMNITDPVNKVNAVTVCLDMVTSLKNSKAPLYLLNFAWVNLVHIFGDLHQPLHTISRYSATYPHGDQGGNAVTVRVGRKTLKLHALWDNICTATPPRYQRPLSYTDLFALSVTADRLLETYTFSEKLQRLVDVMAIHEESYMFAVNSSYPGVTPGGTLSRAYLDQCKRVAEARLTLGGYRLGYLLNQLLSGINVDEAALEAHRAARPKWSA; translated from the coding sequence ATGCCTGCGCCTGTCAGTCTCCGTCTGCCTCTCACAGCGCTGTGCCTCCTGGTGCTCAGCTCTGCGCTGTGCGTGACTGAGGTACTCGGATGGGGCTGCGTGGGCCACATGCTCCTCGCTGAGAtcgcgcgccgccagctggACATCGCGAATGAGGAAAAGATCCAGAAGATGGCGGCAGTATTTTCGGACAACGGTCCGTTCCCGATGTCCCCGAGCATGGTGCAAGCGGCATGCTGGGCGGATGACGTGAAGTTTTGGCGTCAGTACGCCATGAGCACGTGGCACTTCTACGCCGTGCCATATAACCCCGAAAACATGAATATCACCGATCCGGTCAATAAAGTGAACGCCGTCACTGTGTGCCTTGATATGGTGACGTCGCTTAAGAACTCGAAAGCGCCGCTGTACTTGTTGAACTTTGCTTGGGTGAACCTGGTGCACATCTTTGGCGATCTGCATCAGCCCCTGCACACGATATCTAGGTACTCTGCCACATACCCGCACGGGGATCAAGGAGGCAACGCGGTTACGGTTCGTGTAGGCAGAAAAACGTTGAAGCTGCATGCCCTCTGGGATAATATTTGCACTGCCACGCCTCCACGCTACCAGCGGCCCCTCTCCTACACCGACCTCTTCGCCCTCTCTGTGACAGCGGACCGGCTGCTGGAAACTTACACGTTTTCAGAGAAGTTGCAGAGACTCGTGGACGTGATGGCGATTCATGAGGAGAGCTACATGTTTGCGGTAAACAGCAGCTACCCCGGCGTCACACCAGGTGGGACTCTCAGTCGTGCCTACCTTGATCAATGCAAGCGTGTCGCTGAGGCTCGACTGACGCTTGGCGGATACCGCCTCGGCTACCTTCTGAATCAGCTGCTGTCGGGCATCAATGTGGACGAGGCCGCATTGGAGGCGCACCGCGCTGCGCGTCCGAAGTGGAGCGCGTAA